In Oryza sativa Japonica Group chromosome 11, ASM3414082v1, the following are encoded in one genomic region:
- the LOC4350668 gene encoding UPF0481 protein At3g47200 yields MDETGAAEAIGMEAPPSPTAMATSGSCVVEIPTDITLSHDDGERFPGEISMVRPQRHSIYRVPEYIKDMTNRDAYRPQVVSLGPFHYGEPPLKPMEAHKQRAVAHMVSRSGKPRQEFTAAVEGIAEQLRGAYENLGEEWSGERFVELMVTDGCFLLEVMKDEVEVQGYGSDDPVFSKHGRLYLYSYIISDMLLVENQLPLLLLQKLTLVADPDTEDDRGINHRVLDLLSYTTTPTAPTTPVDEFLGLHPLDVLQKSVRGTRQYRQRPIGDGHMPSAAELREAGIHFKVSTGEGFAGTVSFERGVLRVPKIFLYDDAERMFLNLMAFEQLRPGAGNEVTAFVSFMDDLINTAKDVRLLRAKEIIESGLGSDEAVANLINNTLTKGSVMDEDSSLNDVMSEVDAYCKMRRNRWRAILLHTYFSNPWVFISLVAATVLLIATVIQTVYAILSFNSKT; encoded by the exons ATGGATGAGACCGGTGCGGCCGAGGCGATTGGGATGGAGGCGCCACCATCCCCGACGGCCATGGCCACCTCTGGTAGCTGCGTGGTGGAGATACCGACGGATATAACGCTCAGCCATGATGACGGCGAGCGATTTCCTGGGGAGATATCGATGGTGCGACCACAGCGGCACTCGATTTATCGGGTGCCAGAGTACATCAAGGACATGACCAACCGGGACGCGTATCGGCCGCAGGTGGTGTCGCTGGGGCCCTTCCACTACGGCGAACCCCCGTTGAAGCCCATGGAGGCGCACAAGCAGCGCGCGGTGGCGCACATGGTCAGCCGGAGTGGGAAGCCACGGCAGGAGTTCACCGCTGCCGTGGAGGGGATAGCCGAACAACTGCGGGGCGCTTATGAGAACCTAGGCGAGGAGTGGAGTGGAGAGCGGTTCGTGGAGCTGATGGTCACCGACGGCTGCTTCTTGCTGGAGGTGATGAAGGATGAGGTGGAGGTACAAGGTTATGGGTCCGATGACCCTGTTTTCAGCAAGCATGGCCGTCTATACTTGTACTCCTATATCATCTCTGACATGCTCTTGGTTGAGAACCAGTTGCCATTGCTCCTCCTCCAAAAGCTCACGCTTGTTGCAGATCCTGACACTGAG GATGATAGAGGGATAAACCACCGGGTGCTTGATCTTCTTTCCTATACCACCACGCCTACCGCGCCTACCACCCCTGTCGATGAGTTTTTGGGGCTCCACCCACTGGACGTTCTCCAGAAAAGCGTCCGTGGTACTCGTCAATACCGCCAAAGGCCAATAGGAGACGGACACATGCCTTCCGCTGCAGAGCTCCGTGAGGCAGGAATCCATTTCAAGGTGAGCACAGGTGAAGGATTCGCAGGCACGGTCAGCTTCGAACGAGGCGTACTGCGCGTCCCAAAGATCTTCCTGTACGACGACGCCGAGCGCATGTTCCTCAACCTGATGGCCTTCGAGCAGCTGCGCCCGGGCGCTGGGAACGAAGTGACCGCGTTCGTGTCATTCATGGACGACCTCATCAACACGGCCAAGGACGTGCGGCTGCTGAgggccaaggagatcatcgagAGCGGCTTGGGAAGCGACGAGGCGGTGGCGAATCTGATCAACAACACGCTGACGAAAGGCTCGGTGATGGACGAAGACAGCAGCCTCAACGACGTGATGTCGGAAGTGGATGCCTACTGCAAGATGCGGCGGAACAGGTGGAGGGCCATCCTCCTACACACCTACTTCAGTAACCCTTGGGTGTTCATCTCCCTCGTCGCTGCTACTGTCCTGCTCATTGCTACTGTCATCCAAACTGTCTACGCTATCCTGTCCTTCAACAGCAAGACCTAA
- the LOC107279381 gene encoding UPF0481 protein At3g47200 → MSAKLERWWSIGASAKDSQVASCHERLLLDRDDCRSGSRTGRWYMLMLVANKLLLHTHCHTVTVHREAWRRPVELSPGSMNNKQPNQMESSAMNSSWVVEIERYISGDAGGVTSEAMARGSKSHHSIYRVPEYIKNMTNPNAYRPQVVSLGPFHHGDPALLQMEKHKWRAVAHLVKRSGKPLQEFIVAVEEIKVQLQEAYENLEDIWYQDTLFVEMMLKDGCFLLEMARVFELRGKVEDYEPDDPVSLLRKRIFAGGQKQFLYPNVEKNVFSSSVFSKHGCLYLFSGIKSDVVLMENQLPLILLRRLINVAYGHEFDNDPLCLVEDDNPLCLHPLHALQKGTSGARRHRRGLATNFVMPCAAELHEAGIHFKLSDRKGFVGGVSFEGGVLSIPRVLFWDNAERVFLNLMAFERLHPGAGNEVMAFVYFMDNLIDTAKDVALLRSKGIITSGLGSDEAVAKLINKILTKGAVMSPDSSIRDVLREINAHCKKPWNKWRATLMHTYFSNPWVFISLLAAIILLLATLMQTIYTVVPFYNK, encoded by the exons atgtcggcaAAGCTGGagaggtggtggagcatcggtgcgtcagcCAAGGATTCAcaggtg GCTAGTTGCCATGAGAGATTACTGTTGGACCGCGACGACTGTCGATCTGGGTCAAGGACTGGTAGGTGGTACATGCTAATGCTAGTAGCTAATAAGCTGCTGCTGCACACACACTGTCACACAGTCACAGTACATAGAGAGGCCTGGCGACGGCCTGTTGAGTTGAGTCCGGGTTCCATGAACAATAAACAGCCCAATCAAATGGAGAGTTCTGCCATGAACTCTAGCTGGGTGGTAGAGATCGAGAGGTACATCAGCGGTGACGCCGGCGGCGTCACATCTGAAGCGATGGCGCGAGGATCAAAGTCACATCACTCCATCTACCGGGTGCCGGAGTACATCAAGAACATGACAAACCCCAACGCCTACAGGCCACAGGTAGTATCGCTGGGACCTTTCCACCACGGTGATCCTGCCCTGCTGCAGATGGAGAAGCACAAGTGGCGTGCAGTGGCACACTTAGTCAAGCGGAGTGGGAAGCCTCTACAGGAGTTCATCGTTGCCGTTGAGGAGATAAAGGTGCAGCTTCAAGAGGCGTACGAAAATTTAGAAGACATATGGTACCAAGATACACTCTTCGTAGAGATGATGCTCAAGGATGGCTGCTTCTTGCTTGAGATGGCGAGGGTGTTTGAGCTACGTGGGAAAGTCGAAGACTATGAACCCGATGACCCTGTCTCACTACTTAGAAAAAgaatttttgcaggcggccaaaAGCAATTTTTGT ACCCCAACGTtgagaaaaatgttttttctagtagtgtcttTAGCAAGCATGGCTGTTTATACTTGTTTTCCGGTATCAAATCCGACGTGGTCTTGATGGAGAACCAGCTACCCCTTATCCTTCTCCGCAGACTTATCAATGTTGCATATGGCCACGAAT TTGATAATGATCCTCTGTGCCTCGTGGAAGATGATAATCCCCTGTGCCTCCATCCCCTCCATGCTCTCCAGAAAGGCACCAGTGGTGCCCGTCGGCACCGCCGAGGGTTGGCCACAAATTTTGTCATGCCTTGTGCGGCAGAACTCCACGAGGCAGGAATTCATTTCAAGTTGAGTGATAGAAAGGGATTTGTAGGGGGGGTCAGCTTTGAAGGAGGTGTACTCAGTATTCCTCGGGTCCTCTTCTGGGACAATGCCGAGCGCGTGTTTCTCAACCTGATGGCATTTGAGCGGCTGCACCCAGGCGCCGGAAATGAAGTCATGGCATTTGTCTACTTTATGGATAATCTCATTGACACTGCTAAGGATGTGGCACTGCTGAGGTCCAAAGGGATCATCACGAGCGGTCTGGGCAGCGACGAGGCCGTAGCAAAGCTGATAAACAAGATCCTAACCAAAGGAGCTGTGATGAGCCCAGACAGCAGTATACGTGATGTGCTACGGGAGATAAACGCGCACTGCAAGAAGCCGTGGAACAAGTGGCGAGCGACCCTTATGCATACGTACTTCAGCAATCCATGGGTATTCATCTCGCTCTTGGCGGCCATCATACTGCTTCTCGCCACTCTTATGCAGACCATCTACACCGTCGTGCCTTTCTACAATAAATAA